Proteins encoded within one genomic window of Amorphoplanes friuliensis DSM 7358:
- a CDS encoding RDD family protein: MPGGPAPAYYGPPPPGYGWRPPPVPVAPDGRPLADFGIRLLSHLIDGAIVGGIATVVFLPVMFIFVFNVMPDFPSAADPSYTPTFDPAEFFIPFLLLELGFFVLLFVAYYVYYVEMMYRSGQTVGKKLMKIKVVPLEPGAVLTRGIAAKRYLIEFVVGIIVPFFTYLDGLWQLWDKPYQQTLHDKVAKTVVVKVAP; this comes from the coding sequence ATGCCCGGCGGTCCCGCGCCGGCTTACTACGGGCCGCCGCCGCCCGGGTACGGGTGGCGGCCGCCGCCCGTACCGGTGGCACCCGACGGACGGCCCCTGGCCGACTTCGGCATCCGGCTGCTGTCACACCTCATCGACGGCGCCATCGTGGGAGGCATCGCCACGGTCGTGTTCCTGCCGGTGATGTTCATCTTCGTGTTCAACGTGATGCCGGACTTCCCCTCGGCCGCGGACCCGTCGTACACGCCGACTTTCGACCCCGCCGAGTTCTTCATCCCGTTCCTGCTGCTCGAACTCGGCTTCTTCGTGCTGCTGTTCGTGGCCTACTACGTCTACTACGTCGAGATGATGTACCGCAGCGGCCAGACCGTCGGCAAGAAGCTCATGAAGATCAAGGTCGTTCCGCTGGAGCCGGGCGCGGTCCTGACCCGCGGCATCGCGGCGAAGCGCTACCTGATCGAGTTCGTGGTCGGCATCATCGTGCCGTTCTTCACCTACCTCGACGGCCTCTGGCAACTGTGGGACAAGCCCTACCAGCAGACCCTGCACGACAAGGTCGCCAAGACCGTCGTGGTAAAGGTTGCGCCATGA
- a CDS encoding RDD family protein, with the protein MTSLPAGWYKDPADPSTQRWWDGDGWLGKALPADATPPDGPPPAEEEEPAAAPVTPAAPGVPSGPAAVQPAQPPGWASPGPPPGSQPPPGWTPPPAGWTPPPAGWQPPPGGMPPQGWTPPQGWTPPQGWTPPPGWAPPPGWTPPPGHQPSPGQPPAGSQQPPPGWQPPPGWTPPPGWTPPGGTPPPAGWAPPPAGWTQPPAGWQPPPGWAPHAYAYQVEARPHGQPLAGLGRRLVARLVDIVAVLILNVLVNGWLAYQWWLEVEPVFRATMADPFATPDPVSARSSYLILTMLVVATALWFAYEVPALANSGQTLGKRLLQVKVVKLENTDQLGFGRAFRRWARLGMWTPLWSCYGLGFVAQLVDSGSVLFDQKLRQALHDKSAATVVVAVPPGRPEQPAQATTPDHADDSTGGKR; encoded by the coding sequence ATGACTTCGCTGCCTGCCGGTTGGTACAAGGACCCGGCCGACCCGTCGACCCAGCGCTGGTGGGACGGCGACGGCTGGCTGGGCAAGGCCCTCCCGGCCGACGCGACGCCGCCCGACGGGCCCCCGCCCGCCGAGGAGGAAGAGCCTGCCGCCGCGCCCGTGACGCCCGCTGCTCCCGGCGTGCCTTCCGGTCCTGCTGCGGTCCAGCCGGCTCAGCCTCCGGGCTGGGCGTCTCCCGGGCCACCGCCGGGCTCGCAGCCGCCGCCCGGGTGGACCCCACCGCCTGCCGGTTGGACGCCGCCACCCGCGGGGTGGCAGCCCCCACCGGGCGGGATGCCCCCGCAGGGTTGGACCCCACCGCAGGGTTGGACCCCACCGCAGGGTTGGACGCCACCGCCCGGCTGGGCCCCACCGCCCGGCTGGACCCCACCGCCCGGGCATCAGCCTTCACCGGGGCAGCCCCCGGCCGGCTCGCAGCAGCCTCCCCCCGGCTGGCAGCCGCCGCCCGGATGGACCCCACCGCCCGGATGGACGCCGCCCGGCGGGACACCGCCGCCTGCCGGCTGGGCACCGCCGCCTGCCGGTTGGACGCAGCCGCCTGCGGGCTGGCAGCCGCCGCCCGGGTGGGCTCCGCACGCCTACGCCTATCAGGTCGAGGCCCGTCCGCACGGGCAGCCACTGGCCGGTCTGGGCCGCCGCCTGGTCGCGCGGCTCGTCGACATCGTCGCCGTGCTGATCCTGAACGTCCTGGTCAACGGCTGGCTGGCCTACCAGTGGTGGCTCGAGGTCGAGCCGGTATTCCGCGCGACGATGGCGGACCCGTTCGCCACCCCGGACCCGGTCTCCGCCCGCTCCAGCTACCTGATCCTCACGATGCTCGTGGTAGCGACGGCGCTCTGGTTCGCCTACGAGGTGCCGGCCCTGGCCAACAGCGGTCAGACCCTCGGCAAACGGCTGCTCCAGGTCAAGGTCGTGAAGCTGGAGAACACCGACCAGCTGGGCTTCGGCCGGGCGTTCCGGCGCTGGGCCCGCCTCGGCATGTGGACACCGCTGTGGAGTTGTTACGGCCTGGGCTTCGTGGCTCAGCTGGTCGACTCCGGCTCGGTGCTCTTCGACCAGAAACTCCGCCAGGCGCTGCACGACAAGTCGGCCGCGACGGTGGTCGTGGCGGTGCCGCCCGGCCGGCCCGAGCAGCCGGCGCAGGCGACGACGCCCGACCACGCCGACGATTCCACCGGAGGAAAGAGATGA